The following nucleotide sequence is from Streptomyces xiamenensis.
TCGTGGATGAGGAGGGCGAGGATGCCGCCGAGGGATCTTCCGAGCGCGCGCGAGGCGCGGCTCGGGGCCGAATTGCGGAAGTTGCGGGAACAGGCCGGTAAAGCCGCGCACGAGGCGGCGGCGTGGATCGGTACGGATCGCGCGAAGATGTCGAATATCGAATCCGGGCGGCGCGGAATCAGTGAGACACGGATCCGGCGGCTGACCGAGTTCTACGGGTGCCGGGATCAGCGGCTGGTCGGCGAATTGTGCGCGATGGCCAGGGAGCACCGGGGCGGCAACTGGTGGGACGCGTTCCGCGGGAAGGTGCCGCAGGGGAATGTGGACATGGCGGAGCTGGAGCACCACAGCACGGCGTTGCGGATGGTGCATCTGCTGCTGGTGCCCGGGGTGTTCCAGACGCCGGAGTACGCGCGCGCGGTGATGGCGGGCTCGGTGCCGCCGCCGGACGAGGAGTTGCTGACGGCGCGGGTGGCGGTGCGGCTGCGGCGCGGGGAGTTGCTGCGGGGGGAGAACCCGCCCAGGTGCCAGGCGATCATCCACGAGGGCGCGCTGCGGATGCGGTACGGGGGCCGTGCGACGGCGCGCGGGCAGTTGGAGTGGCTGCTGAAGGTGACCGAGTGGCCCTCGGTCGAGCTGCGGGTGATTCCGTTTTCCCAGGAGGACATTCCCGGGCACGGTCAGTCATTTCTGTATGCGTACGGGCCGGTGCGGCAACTGGACACGGTCGAGGTGGACACGCCTTTCGGCGGTGATTTCCTGCATGGGGCGGACGAGTTGGAGAAGTACCGCAGACTGCTGGAAGTTTCCGAGAAGATCGCTCTCGACGAGGGCGAGTCGCGGCAGCTGATCCAGTTCATCGCCCGCGAGATGTGATCCGGACGGGGCACGCACCCCGCCCGTGGCGCACCGCCCGCCGGGACCGATGTCAACCCCGCGGTGATCGGCCACCCGAACGTGTCAGCGCGGGGTCACCGTCAGACCCGGGGTGGTGGTGCCGGGCCGGCGCACCGCGATCGATCCCAGCGGGGTGCGCAGCCGCAGCCACACGCCCCGGGCCAGCACCGCCACCGGCGCCGCGGCCCGCAGGAAACCCAGCGAGCGGGCCGCGTGCACGGCACGCAGCGGCAGCGGGGTGCCGGACAGCGTCCGGCTCCAGATCTCCTCGGCCAGGGCGTCCAGCGCGTCCCTGGTGCGCTCGGTGGCGGCCAGCGCCTCCGTACGCTCCCGGAACTCCGCGATCACGGCCTCGGCCGCGCCCCGTACCCCGGCGTGCTCCAGCTCGGCCACCGGCTCCCAGCCGCCGCGCGGCGGCAGCACGCCCGCCCAGGACGGGCCGGTCACCGCCGCCGGGACGCGCGCCGTGCCGGCGGCCTCGTCGATGCCTTCCAGCAGCTCGCCCGCCGAGACGGTGATGTCGAGGCGGGCGGGCTCGGCGAGCCGCAGCGGGCGGATCGCCAGCACGTCGAAGCGGGCCGGCTTGGCGAACACGCCGAGCACCTGCCCGTCCGCCTGGAGCCGGGCGGCCGCCGCCTTCTCCCAGCGGAGCAGCCGGGCGAGGAGGGCCGCCAGCTCGGCGGCCTCCCCCCGCTCGGCGAACGACAGGCTCACGCGGTACCGCTCCCGGCCGTGTCGTCCTGGTAGTGCGCGAGGAAGCGGCGCTCCTCCTCGGTGATCCGGCGCGGCCGGCCCGCCTGGAGGTCGTAGGGCACCACCACGGTGGCGGCCCGCACGTACACCTGCTCGGGGTCCTTGACCTCGTAGGCCACGGTCACCGAGGCGCCGCCCACCTTCGCCACCCACAGCTCGACGGTGACCGGCGTGTGCCGGTGCACCAGCGGGCGCAGATAGTCGATCTCATGCCGTGCGACGACCGAACCGCCGGTGAACGCACCGGAGTCGGCCTGCCGCGCCAGCCGGAACATGAAGTCGATCCGGGCCTCTTCCAGATACCGCAGGAAGATCACGTTGTTGACATGCCCGAAGGAATCCATGTCCGACCAGCGCAAGGGGCACTCGTACACATGCCGCACGGCTCTTCCTCCGCCCCTCAGCCCCGGGTGAGCTTCTTGTACGTCGCCCGGTGCGGGCGACTGGCCTCCGGGCCCAGGCGCTCGGCCTTGTTCTTCTCGTAGGCCTCGAAGTTGCCCTCGAACCAGAACCACTTGGAGTCGCCCTCGTAGGCGAGGATGTGGGTGGCGATCCGGTCCAGGAACCACCGGTCGTGGGAGACGACCACGGCGCAGCCGGGGAAGTCCAGCAGGGCGTTCTCCAGGGAGGAGAGCGTCTCCACGTCCAGGTCGTTCGTCGGCTCGTCGAGGAGCAGCAGGTTGCCGCCCTGCTTGAGGGTGAGCGCCAGGTTCAGGCGGTTGCGCTCACCGCCGGACAGGACCCCGGCCGGCTTCTGCTGGTCCGGGCCCTTGAAGCCGAACGCGGAGACGTACGCCCGCGAGGGCATCTCGACCTGGCCGACGTTGATGTAGTCCAGCTCGTCGGAGACGACGGCCCACAGCGTCTTCTTGGGGTCGATGTTGGCGCGGGACTGGTCGACGTAGGAGACCTTGACCGTCTCGCCGGTCTTGATGCTCCCGGAGTCCGGCTTCTCAAGATCCATGATCATCTTGAACAGGGTGGTCTTGCCGGCGCCGTTGGGGCCGATCACCCCGACGATGCCGTTGCGCGGCAGGGTGAACGACAGGTCGTCGATGAGCACCTTGTCGCCGAACCCCTTGGTCAGGTGGTCGACCTCGACGACCACGCTGCCCAGGCGCGGGCCCGGCGGGATCTGGATCTCCTCGAAGTCCAGCTTGCGGGTCTTCTCGGCCTCCGCCGCCATCTCCTCGTAACGGGCGAGACGGGCGCGGGACTTGGCCTGCCGGCCCTTGGCGTTGGAGCGGACCCACTCCAGTTCGTCCTTGAGCCGCTTGGCGCGCTTGGCGTCCTTCTGGCCCTCGACCTTCAGGCGCGCCTGCTTGGTCTCCAGGTACTTGGAGTAGTTGCCCTCGTAGCCGTGCAGCCGGCCGCGGTCGACCTCACAGATCCACTGGGCGACGTTGTCGAGGAAGTACCGGTCGTGGGTGATGGCCACCACGGTGCCCGGGTACTTCGCCAGGTGCTGCTCCAGCCAGTTCACCGACTCGGCGTCCAGGTGGTTGGTGGGCTCGTCCAGCAGCAGCAGGTCGGGCTGCTCCAGCAGCAGCTTGCACAGCGCCACGCGGCGCTTCTCGCCACCGGAGAGCTTGGTGACCTCCCAGTCGCCGGGCGGGCAGCCCAGGGCGTCCATGGCCTGCTCCAGCTGGGCGTCCAGGTCCCAGGCGTTGGCGTGGTCCAGCTTCTCCTGGAGCGCGCCCATCTCTTCCATGAGCGCGTCGGAGTAGTCGGTCGCCATCAGTTCGGCGATCTCGTTGAACCGGTCGAGCTGGCCCTTGACCTCGGCCACGCCGTCCTGGACGTTCTCCAGCACGGTCTTGGTCTCGTCCAGCGGCGGCTCCTGGAGCAGGATGCCGACGCTGTAACCCGGAGTGAGGAAGGCATCACCGTTGGAGGGCTGCTCCAGACCGGCCATGATCTTCAGCACGGTGGACTTACCCGCGCCGTTGGGGCCCACGACACCGATCTTGGCCCCGGGCAGAAAGCTCTGGGTCACGTCGTCAAGGATCACCTTGTCGCCGTGTGCCTTGCGCGCCTTGCGCATGGTGTAGATGTACTCAGCCAACAGAAACCGTCCGGCTAATCAGTGAAGGGGCGGAAGAGTGGATGCGTCCATCCTGCCGCATGGCATGCCCCGGGCGGAAACCGGCCGGGGGTGTGCTAGAGGCCGAGGGGACGCGAAAGGGGCGGGTCCCGGGTGGGACCCGCCCCTTCGGGTACGGGCGGCGATCACCGTGCGAAACGGCCGCTCACCGCCGGTACGGGCAGTGCTGAGTGGTGCTGGTGCTTACTCGGCGGCGGAGCCGGCGGCCCGCTTGCGGAGGAAGAACACCGCGCCGCCACCGACGGCCAGCAGGCCCACGGCGATGCCGGCCATCATGCCGAGGTTGGAGCTGGAGCCGGTCTCGGCCAGGTCCGGGCCGCTGCCGCCGGTGGTGGCCGGGGCGGGCTCGTTCTCGGCGGGGGTCTCGGGCTCGGGCTCGGCGATCGGCTCCTCACCGGCGGTGTCGCAGTTCAGGACACCGGAGAAGACCCAGGGCTCCTTGCCCTCCAGGTTCTCGACCGTGATCTCGTAGGCCTGGCCGTTCTCGACCGGGACCAGGACCTTCTCCTCGACGCCCGGGGCGATCTCGTAGGACTCGCCCTCCAGCTCGAAGGTGAACGGCTGGTCGCCGTCGTTGGTGACGGTCAGCTGCACGCCGCCGTCGACGCAGACCTCTTCGGCGGTGATGGCCGGGTTCGGACCCTCGCTGGCCCAGTTGACGCTGGCGCCCGCGGTCACGGACGACTCGGAGGAGCCGGCCAGGATCATGGTCTGGGTGCGGACGTCGACGCCGGTGAAGACGCGGCCGACCGGCACCGGGGAGGTGGCGGTGGCGCTCAGGGAGGCGGAACCGTCCTCGGCGCCCTCGGGCACCGAGAAGAACAGCTCGGTACCGTCGGTCACCGGGGTGGACTCGGTGATGGTCTCGCCGTTGGCGTCCACGACGGTGACACCGGCGGCGGCAGCGGCGGGGTCGGTGGAGACCACGACGGCGTCGGCGCTGGTGTGCACGGTGACGGGGCCGGCCAGCTCACCGGGCTTGCCGGTGACCTCCTGCGGGGAGAGCCCCAGGGAGGCGCGCGGCTCCTCGATGGCCTCGGCGTTGTCGCCGAGCCAGTCCGCGAGCTTCGCGGCGTTCTCGTTCTTCGGGGTGGCCTCGACGCCGTCCGACAGCTCCCAGATGGCGGCCTGGGTACCGGCGGCGGCCTGCTCGGCGGTCAGCCCGTTGGCACCGGCGGCCTCGGCCAGGGAGTTGAGGTCATCGACGACCGGGTAGGAGTTCTGCAGGATCCAGTGGATCTTGGCGGCCTCCTCCTGGAGGTCGTGCAGACGCGAGGAGTTCCAGTCGGTCTCCTTGTACTTGGCGTTCGGCGAGGTGGGCGTGCCGAAGTCGATGCAGTACGTCTTCAGGGTGCCGCCGTCGTCGGCGCTGAGGTAGAACAGACCACCGCTGTAGGTGCTGGTCCGTCCATCACGCGTCACGTCGATCTTGTCGCTGACGCGGAGCCCGTCCAGGGTGGCGGTCGCACCGCCGTTGCCCGGGGTCTGGTCGGCGAGGGCCGGGCCGGCGGTGGCCAGCACGCCGGCGGCGGCAAGCCCGGTGGCGACGGCGGTAGCCGCAAGGCGGGCGGCGACCCGCTTGCGTGCAAACATCATGTAAGTCCCCTCCACGGCGATCACGGGGGCGCGCAGCCGCACTTGAGGCGGCACGCTCATCAACTTCCCCGTGCGTACTGCCGGATCGTAGAGAGGGAGTTGCTGTGTGTCCCCGCCCGTAGACAGTCTTAAGCCTTCCGACGTGGAATCGTTACCTCAGAATCGCTCGGAATGGGAACATTCACGGCACCCGCCCGACCGGCCGGTCGGAGACCCCTTCCGGAGCGCCTGAGGGTGCCGGTGTGCCCCACCTCATTGACGTACCGGGGCGATCCCGCGCATTCTCGTCCCCATGCGAGCGGCTGCCCTGACGTCCCGTCGGTACATCGATCCGGGGCGGGTCACCACGGCCTCCTGTACGGCCTGACGCCGGAACACCGGCGCCCTCCCCCGCCCCCGTACGCCCGCTCCCGCGACCGGAGACCCCTGTGACGACCGTGTCCGCCGCACACCCCACCGACCCCGCCCCCGCCTCGTTCGCCCGCGACTGGCGGGCCTGGCACGACGAACGTGACCGCTCCCTGGCCGCCCCGCACGGCTTCCTGGCGATCACCAGCATGCGCTGGCTGACCCCGGAGCCCACCCGGTTCGAGGACGCGCCCGGCACCTGGTCCACCGACGAGGACGGGACGGTCCTGGTCGAACTGTCCGACGGCGAGACGCTCACCGTGGACGGCGAACCCCTCCCCCGGCGGCACCGGTTCACCGGGCTGCCGGACGGCGGCAGCGTGTCGGCCGGCTCCGGCGATCTGGTGGTCGAGGTGGCCCGGCGCGGCGGGCGGCCCGTGCTGCGCCCCCGGAACCCGGCCAACCCGCTGCGCACCGGCTTCACCGGCACCCCCGCCTACGCACCCGACCCGCGCTGGGCGCGCCCCGGTCGCTTCCTGCCCTTCGACGCGCCCCGGCCGGTGACGGTCGGCGCGGTCGTGGAGGGGCTGGAGCACGTCCTGACCGCACCGGGCGAGATCGAGTTCGCGATCGACGGCGTCACCCACCGGCTGACCGCGTTCAACGGGGGCCGGCCCGGCGCGCTGTTCGTGCTGTTCACCGACGCCACCTCGGGGGTGACCACGTACGCGGCGAACCGTTCCCTGTCGATCGCGCCGCCGGACGCCGGGGGCCGGGTGACCGTGGACTTCAACCGGGCGGTCAACCTGCCCTGCGCGTACACCGATCTGGCGACCTGCCCGCTGCCGCCCCGCGAGAACCGGCTGGCGCCGGCTGTCGAGGCGGGCGAGCGGCTGCCCCGCGGACGCGGCGGCACCGCCTGACCGCGTGCGTGACGGTGGGCGCGGGCGGCGGCGGCCGAGGCCGGGCGTTGGCGCGCCCCGGCGGGCGCCGGGACCGGCCCGCTCCGCATCAGCCCTCGGACAGCACGGCCGGGGGGATCGGGTCCTCGGCGGAGCCGGTCGGCGAGGCGGCGATGGCGTACTGCTCGCGGACCTCCCGGTAGCGCATGAGTTCCGCCGCCACCGGTTCCAGGACGTGACTCTGGCCGGCGTCGGCGGCGAGCCTGCGCAGCCGCCACTCCTCCTTGCGGCCCCAGCTGTGCGCCGGGCCCCGGGCGGCGAAGCGGCAGATCCAGGCCAGCAGCGGGCCTCCGACCGAGCCGCCGAGCAGCAGCACCAGCGGCAGCCAGCGGCCGGCCACCGGGAGGCCGACGAGGGCGGCCAGCAGCCAGCTGACGCCGAGCAGTTGTGCGGCGAGCAGCAGCGCCTGCCCGAAGGCGGCCACCGACCACCAGCCGGGGCGCGGCAGTTGCAGGGCCGGGTTCGCCGGTCCGGTCGGCAGGGGGGCGGCCGGTAGGGTGCCGGGCGGCGGCTTGAGCACGGTCAGTTCGGGCTGCCGGTGGCGGGCGAACCAGCGCCTGGGGCGGTCCGGCTTGCCGCTCTTCCCCGTTTTTTCTTTCCCCTCTTCTTTCTCCTGCTTCTGCCGCCGTGTCGACTTGTCGCTGTCGGCCTGCTCCGGCGGGCGGGCCAGCGAGGACTCCAGGGCGCGCGGCAGGCCCTGCGCGCCGCGCCACGCCGCGTCGTGCACGGCGGTGGACCACGGCAGTGGCAGCCCGCGCGAGGCGTCCTCGGCCAGCTCCCGTACCGCCTGCTCAAGGCCAGGGCGGGAGACGGCGGGGGCCGGGTCACCGGCCAGCCGGCGGGCCAGCAGCGCCGGCGGCTCACCGCGCCGCTGCGCCTGCCGGAACGCCATCCGGCGCGCCAGCTGCGCCCACGGCGTGCCGCACGCCCGGTCGGCGCGCCGCAGCCAGCCGCGTTCGGCGGCCTGCCCGGCGGCCTGGGCGCCGACCGCCTGCGCGAGCCGCTCCTCGAAGTCCTCCCGGGTGCGCTGGGTCAGCCCGGCCGGGCTCTCGGCCTCCTCCCCCACGTACAGCGGGCGCAGCCGCCTGGTGACCCCGTCGACGTCCGCCGTGAGCCGCTTGGCGGCGGCCGACCGGCCGCCGACCAGTTCGCCGACGAGCTGCCGCAGTTCGGGCACGCCCTGCCCGGTGAGGGCGGAGACGGCCAGCACCGCGGCGCCCGGTTCGCCGTGTTCCCCGAGCGCGACGCCGCTCTCGTCCAGCAGCCGGCGCAGGTCGTCCAGCACGGCATCCACCGCCTCGCCGGGCAGCCGGTCGGCCTGGTTGAGGACGACGATGCTGACCTCGGCGTGTCCGGCGAAGGCCCGCAGGTAGCGCTCGTGGAAAAGGGCGTCGGCGTACTTCTCGGGGTCCACCACCCAGATCACGGCGTCGACCAGGCCCAGCAGCCGGTCCACCTGTTCGCGGTGGTCGGGGGCGATGGAGTCGTGGTCGGGCAGGTCGAGCAGGATCAGGCCGCGCAGCGCCGGGTCGGGCACGTGGGCGCGGCGCCGGGCGCGGACGGGGATGGCCAGACGTTCCAGCAGCCCGTCGCCGCCGCGTCCCTTGCCGGCGGGCCAGCTGCACGCGACGGCGTTGGCGGTGGTGGGGCGGCGCACCCCGGTCTCGGAGAGGTTGGCGCCGGCCATGGCGTTGAAGAGGGTGGACTTGCCGCTGCCGGTGGCGCCCGCGATGGCGACGGTGGTGTACGTCCTGGGCAGCCGGTGGCGGGCCGCCGCCTCGTCGATCACCTTGCCGGCGTCGGTGAGCGCGCCGGCGTCCAAGCGGGCGCGGGAGAGGCCGATCAGCTCGCGCAGGGCGCCCAGCCGGATCTGCAGGGCGCGGTCCTCGGGGGCCTCGGCGCCGTGCGCGGGGGCGGGCACGGCGGTGGCGAGTTCGGTGGCGCGCCCCGTGGGTACGTCGTCGATGAGCGCGCGGCGGGCGATGAGGCCGTCGTCCCAGCCGTTGCCCTGGTGTTCCGCCGTCATGGTCCTCTGCGGCACCGGCGGTCTCCTTGTCGTGGATGGGATGGGGGCGGGCGGCGGTCAGGCCGCGGTGCGCAGCCGTTCCGCCTGGAGGGTGGACAGGGCGGCGATCAGCTCGACCTGGTGGTCCGCGCTGATGCCGAGGTGGTGCAGGGGGTCGCCGCGCCGGTCGCGCTCCTCGCCGAGGACCTGGTCGACGCAGTCGTTGAGCATGCGGCGGCCGTTGTCGCGCATCCGGTTGGCGGCGAGGGTGCCCAGGACGCCGGCGAGGGTGTGCTGGGCGATCTGGGCCTCCTTGCCGCCGAGCAGTCCGGCGGCGAGCAGGGCGGCGAGTTCGCCGTCGTCGCCGGTCTTGACCCGGGCGGGGCCGCCGCGTTCGCCGATGACGGGGCCGTTGTGCCCGCCGGAGGCGGCGCGTGCCTCGTCGGCCAGTTCCTCCAGGCAGCGGCGCAGCCGCCGGACCCGGATGCCGACCCGTTCGCGGACCTCTTCGGGGGTGTCGCAGCCGCCGGGCGGGGCGCCGGCCTCGCGGCGCCAGGCGGCGGTGGTGTGTTCGTCGGCGGCGGCGACGGCCTCGGTGAGCAGGGCGGTGAGCGCGTCGGTGAGGGCGTCCAGGAGTTCGGAGCTGCTGGTGTCCTCGGGGAAGGCGGCCCAGTGGGCGCGGGCGGCGCCGGTGAGGACACCGCCGGTGGTCAGGCACTGGCGTACGCGCTTGACCGACTCCCGGTAGGCGTTCTGGAGCTGCTGGTCCAGCCGTACGGCGGTGGCGTACTGGGCCGCCGCGGCGGAGGCGAGGGCGGCGACGGAGCCCTTGAGCGCGGCGAGTGCGCCGGTGGCGGTGCGGGCGGCGGCGTGGGAGCGGGCGGAGGGGCTCTGGGCCTGGTGGGCGAGCCATTCACGCAGCGCGGCGACGGCGGTGCGGGGCAACAGTCCGTTGCCGCCGCCGGCGGATTCGGGCAGTTCGGGGACGGTGAAGCGGGGGATGTCGTCGAGTCCGGCGTGTTCGAGCAGGGCGGCGTAGTGGCGGGAGACCTCGGCGGCGATCTGGTGCGGCACCCGGTCCAGGACGGTGGCCAGCGTGACGTCGTACTCCTGGGCGCTGCGCAGCAGGTGCCAGGGCAGGGCGTCGGCGTAGCGGGAGGCGGTGGTGACCAGGATCCAGATGTCGGCGGCGCACAGCAGGTCGGCGGCGAGGTCGCGCTGCCCCTCGACGAGGGAGTCGATGTCGGGGGCGTCCAGCAGGGCGATGCCGGGGGGCAGGGTGCGGGTGGTCTCCATGGCGAGTTCGCCGCGGGCGCGGTCCAGCTGGGGCAGCACGCGGTCGCCGGCGAACCAGTGCCGGTCATCGGGGTGGCAGACCAGGACGGGGGTGCGGGTGGTGGGGCGCAGCACGCCTGCCTCGGTGACCGGGCGGCCGATGAGGGAGTTGACCAGGGTGGATTTGCCGGCCCCGGTGGACCCGCCGATGACGGCCAGCAGCGGGGCGTCGGGGCGGCGCAGCCTGGGCAGCAGGTATCCGTCGAGCTGGGCCAGCAGTTCCGCCCGCGAGCGCCGCGCCCGGGGTGCGCCGGGCAGCTCCAGCGGGAAGCACGCGGCAGCGAGGCGCTCCCGCAGTACGGTCAGCGCTTCGAGCAGTTCGGGCCGTGCGTCCAAGATCGCCACATGCGAAGAATGCCCAATTTCACGCGGTTTCCAAAGCATATTCGCCCGAACGCGCCCGATTCCGGGCGGCAAACCCGGCGCTGTGGCATAACGAGTGCGCAACACCCCTCGCGCGAGCCCGCGAAATCGCTGCGCGCATCGCACTCGCCTGCGATTATCGGGGCTGCTTCACTGGATCTCCACACGACGGCGTCGCCGTGAAGCATCCGGGGCGAACCTCGCGACGCTCTATCCTGTGCGTCGAGGTCAGCGAGGGCATCCGTCCCGGGCCGTGATGGAGCTCATGCCCCCGTAGCTCAGTGGATAGAGCAGGTGCCTTCTAAGCACTTGGCCGCAGGTTCGAGTCCTGCCGGGGGCGCGCGCACATCGACGGCGGGCGACCCGGGGAGGGCGACCCGCCGTCCGCCGTGAACGGGGCAGGCCGCCGCCGGGTGAGCACCGTACCCCTTCGCAGGCCGGTTCCCCGCGAGCGTCACGCGCCACGGCCCGCCGCACCCGGCCAGGGTGAATCTTCACACCGCGACCGCGCCGGCTTCTCTGCTATACATGAATAGGTGTTCACGTCTACGTATGTACGGCTGCCGGAGGCGCGCTGGGCGCTCGCCGCCCTGGCCCTCTTCCTGCTCGCGCTGCCCCTGCACCTCCTCGGCGCCCCCGCCTGGACCTGGGCCCCGCTGTACGCCGCCACCTACATCTGCGGCGGCTGGGAGCCCGGCTGGGAAGGGCTCAAGGCGCTGCGCGAGAAGACCCTCGACGTGGACCTGCTGATGGTCGTGGCCGCGCTCGGCGCCGCCGCCATCGGGCAGGTCCTGGACGGCGCGCTGCTCATCGTCATCTTCGCCACCTCCGGCGCCCTGGAGGCCATCGCCACCCACCGCACCGCCGAGTCCGTCCGCAGCCTGCTGGACCTCGCCCCGGCCACCGCCACCCGGCTGCTGCCCGGCGGCGCGGGCGAGGAGACCGTGCCCGCCGACACCCTCGCCATCGGCGACACCGTCCTGGTCCGCCCCGGCGAACGCGTCGGCGCCGACGGCGTGGTGACCGAGGGCGAGAGCGAGATCGACCAGGCCACCATCACCGGCGAGCCGCTGCCCGTCGCCAAGCGGCCGGGCGAGGAGGTGTTCGCCGGGACGGTCAACGGCACCGGCGCGCTGCGGGTGCGGGTCACCCGCGACCCCGCCGACTCCGTCATCGCCCGGATCGTCACCCTGGTGGAGGAGGCGTCCGGGACCAAGGCCCCCACCCAGCTGTTCATCGAGAAGATCGAACAGCGCTACTCCTGGGCGATGGTGACCGCCACCCTGGCGCTCTTCCTCATCCCGCTCTCCCTGGGCGCCACCCTCGACGACACCCTGCTGCGCGCCATGACCTTCATGATCGTGGCCTCGCCGTGCGCCGTCGTGCTGGCCACCATGCCGCCGCTGCTGTCCGCCATCGCCAACGCCGGGCGGCACGGCGTGCTCGCCAAGTCGGCCGTCGTGATGGAACGCCTCGCCCAGATCGACGCCGTCGCCCTCGACAAGACCGGCACCCTCACCGAGGGCACCCCGCGCGTCACCGACCTCCGGCCGCTGCCGGGCTCCGGACTCGACGAGGACGCCCTGCTGGCGCTGGCCGCGTCGGCGGAACACCCCAGCGAACACCCCCTCGCCCGCGCCATCACCGGCACCGCCCGCGAGCGCGGCCTGGTGCTCGCCGAGGCCACCGACTTCGCCTCCGCACCCGGCACCGGGGTCACCGCCACCGTCAAGGGCCGCGAGATCCGCGTCGGCGCCCCGGCCCGGCTCTTCCCCGGCGGTGCCACCGACCTGGAGGCGTCGGGACGTACCGCCGTGGCCGTCCTGCGGGACGGCGCCCCGGTCGGGCTCATCGGTCTGGCCGACCGCCCCCGCCCCGGCGCCGCCGCCACCGTCGCCGCGCTCACCGCGTACACCGGCCGCTCCCCCGTCCTGCTCACCGGCGACAACGAGGCGGCGGCCCGGCGACTGGCCGCCGAGGTCGGCATCACCGAGGTACGCGCCGGGCTGCTGCCGCAGGACAAGGCCGCCGCCGTACGGGAGTGGGAGCAGGCCGGACGCAAAGTGCTGCTGGTCGGCGACGGCGTGAACGACGCCCCGGCACTGGCCGCCGCCCACACCGGGGTGGCGATGGGCCGGGCCGGCTCCGACCTCGCCCTGGAGACCGCCGACGCGGTCGTGGTCCGCGACGAACTCGCCACCATCCCCGCCGTCCTGGACCTGTCCCGCCGGGCGCGGCGGCTGGTGATCCAGAACCTGGTGATCGCCGGAACGTTCATCGCCGTCCTGGTCACCTGGGACCTGGTCGGCCATCTGCCGCTCCCGCTGGGCGTGGCGGGCCACGAGGGCTCCACGGTGCTGGTCGGCCTCAACGGCCTGCGGCTGCTGCGCGAGTCCGCCTGGCGGCGGGCGGCGGCGACCCCCGAACTCGGCCCCTAGGATGTGGAGTTGATCATCACAACACCACATCTTCGGGGGAACGATGAGTCAGCCGGTCACGGATCCACTTCCGGTCGCGGCA
It contains:
- a CDS encoding P-loop NTPase family protein → MLWKPREIGHSSHVAILDARPELLEALTVLRERLAAACFPLELPGAPRARRSRAELLAQLDGYLLPRLRRPDAPLLAVIGGSTGAGKSTLVNSLIGRPVTEAGVLRPTTRTPVLVCHPDDRHWFAGDRVLPQLDRARGELAMETTRTLPPGIALLDAPDIDSLVEGQRDLAADLLCAADIWILVTTASRYADALPWHLLRSAQEYDVTLATVLDRVPHQIAAEVSRHYAALLEHAGLDDIPRFTVPELPESAGGGNGLLPRTAVAALREWLAHQAQSPSARSHAAARTATGALAALKGSVAALASAAAAQYATAVRLDQQLQNAYRESVKRVRQCLTTGGVLTGAARAHWAAFPEDTSSSELLDALTDALTALLTEAVAAADEHTTAAWRREAGAPPGGCDTPEEVRERVGIRVRRLRRCLEELADEARAASGGHNGPVIGERGGPARVKTGDDGELAALLAAGLLGGKEAQIAQHTLAGVLGTLAANRMRDNGRRMLNDCVDQVLGEERDRRGDPLHHLGISADHQVELIAALSTLQAERLRTAA
- a CDS encoding heavy metal translocating P-type ATPase, which codes for MFTSTYVRLPEARWALAALALFLLALPLHLLGAPAWTWAPLYAATYICGGWEPGWEGLKALREKTLDVDLLMVVAALGAAAIGQVLDGALLIVIFATSGALEAIATHRTAESVRSLLDLAPATATRLLPGGAGEETVPADTLAIGDTVLVRPGERVGADGVVTEGESEIDQATITGEPLPVAKRPGEEVFAGTVNGTGALRVRVTRDPADSVIARIVTLVEEASGTKAPTQLFIEKIEQRYSWAMVTATLALFLIPLSLGATLDDTLLRAMTFMIVASPCAVVLATMPPLLSAIANAGRHGVLAKSAVVMERLAQIDAVALDKTGTLTEGTPRVTDLRPLPGSGLDEDALLALAASAEHPSEHPLARAITGTARERGLVLAEATDFASAPGTGVTATVKGREIRVGAPARLFPGGATDLEASGRTAVAVLRDGAPVGLIGLADRPRPGAAATVAALTAYTGRSPVLLTGDNEAAARRLAAEVGITEVRAGLLPQDKAAAVREWEQAGRKVLLVGDGVNDAPALAAAHTGVAMGRAGSDLALETADAVVVRDELATIPAVLDLSRRARRLVIQNLVIAGTFIAVLVTWDLVGHLPLPLGVAGHEGSTVLVGLNGLRLLRESAWRRAAATPELGP